In the genome of Telluria beijingensis, one region contains:
- the cls gene encoding cardiolipin synthase → MFWTVLITIAATLVLGVLALNFMPSEKQIERQLTRQYDTHDPQFRRSMGVLLGPPILEGNKVEALINGDQIFPAMLAAIRQAEKSINLETYIYWSESIGKEFSEALSERARAGVKVHVMLDFMGSMKMDNALVDDMKKAGVRVQRYHKPVWWKLARMNNRTHRKLLVIDGKIGFTGGVGIADQWRGNAEDENHWRDSHFRVEGPVVGQIQAVFNDNWTKATGAVLDGPDYFPALEPKGTMPAQMFSSSPTGGSESMHLMYLMSITAARETIDLSAAYFVPDDLTIRTLIAAAKRGVRVRLITPGPIIDSDLVKAASRDRWPELLDAGVQISEYKPTMYHVKTLIVDKLLVSVGSTNFDNRSFSINDEANLNVLDEEFAMQMSEIYEQDWARATPVTEHKFAKRPWWQRFSTWAVSLIDKQL, encoded by the coding sequence ATGTTCTGGACAGTGTTGATCACGATCGCCGCGACGCTGGTGCTGGGCGTTCTCGCGTTAAACTTCATGCCGAGCGAGAAACAGATCGAGCGGCAACTGACACGGCAGTACGACACCCACGATCCGCAATTCCGCCGCTCGATGGGTGTGCTGCTGGGTCCCCCTATTCTTGAAGGAAACAAGGTCGAGGCCTTGATCAATGGCGACCAGATCTTCCCCGCCATGCTGGCCGCGATTCGCCAGGCGGAAAAGTCGATCAACCTGGAAACCTATATTTACTGGTCGGAATCGATCGGCAAGGAATTCTCCGAAGCGCTGTCGGAGCGCGCCCGCGCGGGCGTGAAAGTGCACGTCATGCTCGACTTCATGGGCAGCATGAAGATGGACAATGCGCTGGTGGACGATATGAAGAAGGCCGGCGTGCGCGTGCAGCGCTACCACAAGCCGGTCTGGTGGAAGCTGGCGCGGATGAACAACCGCACCCACCGCAAGCTCCTGGTCATTGACGGCAAGATCGGCTTCACGGGCGGGGTCGGCATTGCCGACCAGTGGCGCGGCAATGCCGAAGACGAGAATCACTGGCGCGACAGCCACTTCAGGGTCGAAGGCCCGGTGGTCGGCCAGATCCAGGCGGTATTCAACGACAACTGGACCAAGGCCACCGGCGCCGTGCTGGACGGCCCCGACTATTTCCCGGCGCTGGAGCCGAAAGGCACGATGCCGGCCCAGATGTTCTCGAGCTCGCCGACCGGCGGCAGCGAGAGCATGCACCTGATGTACTTGATGTCGATCACGGCCGCGCGCGAGACGATCGACCTGTCGGCAGCCTACTTCGTGCCGGACGACCTGACCATCCGCACCCTGATCGCGGCGGCGAAACGCGGCGTGCGCGTGCGCCTGATCACGCCGGGCCCGATCATCGACTCCGACCTGGTCAAGGCCGCTTCGCGCGACCGCTGGCCCGAGCTGCTCGACGCCGGCGTGCAGATCTCGGAATACAAGCCGACCATGTACCACGTCAAGACGCTGATCGTCGACAAGCTGCTGGTGTCGGTCGGCTCGACCAACTTCGACAACCGCTCGTTCAGCATCAACGACGAAGCCAACCTGAACGTGCTGGACGAAGAATTTGCCATGCAGATGAGCGAGATCTACGAACAGGACTGGGCGCGCGCCACGCCGGTGACCGAGCACAAGTTTGCCAAGCGGCCGTGGTGGCAGCGTTTCAGCACCTGGGCGGTGTCGCTGATCGACAAGCAGTTGTAG
- a CDS encoding GlsB/YeaQ/YmgE family stress response membrane protein, producing the protein MLFIIWIVVGGILGWLASMVMKTDAEQGIILNVVVGIVGAFLGGWLLSPLFGTGTINSDDFSVASLLVSFLGAVILLAIVNLLRRGRVR; encoded by the coding sequence ATGTTATTCATCATCTGGATCGTCGTCGGCGGTATCCTGGGCTGGCTTGCCAGCATGGTCATGAAGACCGACGCAGAGCAAGGCATCATTCTGAACGTCGTCGTCGGTATCGTTGGCGCCTTCCTGGGCGGCTGGCTGCTGTCGCCGCTGTTCGGCACCGGCACCATCAACTCGGACGACTTCAGCGTCGCTTCGCTCCTGGTCTCGTTCCTGGGCGCGGTCATCCTGCTGGCCATCGTGAATCTGCTGCGCCGCGGTCGCGTTCGTTAA
- a CDS encoding YceI family protein, whose product MKIKHLIAAAAALAASTAFAAPVTYDIEPNHTYPSFEADHMGLSVWRGKFNKSSGSVTLDREAKTGSLDITVDINSIDFGHDKMNEHAKKPDIFDAAKYPTATFKSKSIKYTGDVPTSVDGELTLHGVTKPLTLQINKFKCIMHPMLKKEACGADVVGTFKRDDFGISFGLPNFSPEVKLAIQVEAVKR is encoded by the coding sequence ATGAAAATCAAGCACCTGATCGCGGCCGCCGCCGCCCTCGCCGCCAGCACCGCCTTCGCCGCGCCGGTCACCTATGACATCGAGCCGAACCACACCTACCCGAGCTTCGAGGCCGACCACATGGGCCTGTCGGTATGGCGCGGCAAGTTCAACAAATCGAGCGGCAGCGTGACCCTGGACCGCGAAGCCAAGACCGGCTCGCTGGACATCACCGTCGACATCAACAGCATCGACTTCGGCCACGACAAGATGAACGAGCACGCCAAGAAGCCGGACATCTTCGACGCCGCCAAGTACCCGACCGCGACCTTCAAGTCGAAGTCGATCAAGTACACCGGCGACGTGCCGACCTCGGTCGACGGCGAGCTGACCCTGCACGGCGTGACCAAGCCGCTGACCCTGCAGATCAACAAGTTCAAGTGCATCATGCACCCGATGCTCAAGAAGGAAGCCTGCGGCGCCGACGTGGTCGGCACCTTCAAGCGCGACGACTTCGGCATCAGCTTCGGCCTGCCGAACTTCTCGCCGGAAGTGAAGCTGGCGATCCAGGTCGAAGCCGTCAAGCGCTGA
- a CDS encoding YceI family protein, with protein MKALKAALLATAIGASALAIAVPLKTDNARSSVSAVFKQMNVPVEAPFRTFSASIDYDAAKPAASKASVEITTASFDIGDPMYNKEVAKKEWFNSAQFPKASFVSTAIAPAGAGKLNVSGKLTMKGRTADVTFPLTVKAEGGKQVFEGQLPIKRLAFNIGEGEWKDTSMVADEVVIKFRVTAAP; from the coding sequence ATGAAAGCACTCAAGGCCGCCCTGCTCGCGACCGCGATCGGCGCCAGCGCCCTCGCCATCGCCGTCCCCCTCAAGACCGACAACGCCAGGAGCAGCGTGTCGGCCGTGTTCAAGCAGATGAACGTGCCGGTCGAGGCGCCGTTCCGCACCTTCAGCGCCAGCATCGACTACGACGCGGCCAAGCCGGCGGCATCGAAGGCCAGCGTCGAGATCACCACCGCCAGCTTCGACATCGGCGACCCGATGTACAACAAGGAAGTCGCCAAGAAGGAATGGTTCAATTCCGCGCAATTCCCGAAGGCCAGCTTCGTGTCCACCGCCATCGCGCCGGCCGGCGCCGGCAAGCTGAACGTGTCGGGCAAGCTGACCATGAAGGGCCGCACGGCGGACGTCACCTTCCCGCTGACGGTCAAGGCCGAAGGCGGCAAGCAAGTATTCGAGGGCCAGCTGCCGATCAAGCGGCTGGCCTTCAACATCGGCGAAGGCGAGTGGAAAGACACCAGCATGGTCGCCGATGAAGTCGTCATCAAGTTCCGCGTCACCGCAGCACCGTAA
- a CDS encoding cytochrome b → MRRYTLPAIVLHWLIAIAIIGTFTLGLVMTDIQGITMAKLRYTNWHKWAGVTVLALAALRLLWRLFIHPPQYADAMPAWQRGAAHGLHILLYVLMFAVPLSGYFFSLAAGFPVVYFGEIPLPVLIGPDPELRAVLRGVHYWLNMLLAGLVALHVLAAFKHLLVDRDGVMQRMLPIPTPKEKQ, encoded by the coding sequence ATGCGCCGCTATACGCTGCCTGCCATCGTGCTGCACTGGCTGATCGCCATCGCGATCATCGGCACGTTTACGCTCGGACTGGTGATGACCGACATCCAGGGCATCACCATGGCCAAGCTGCGCTACACCAACTGGCACAAATGGGCCGGCGTGACGGTACTCGCGCTGGCCGCGTTGCGCCTGCTGTGGCGCCTGTTCATCCATCCACCGCAGTACGCCGACGCCATGCCGGCCTGGCAGCGCGGCGCCGCCCACGGCCTGCACATCCTGCTGTATGTGCTGATGTTCGCGGTGCCGCTGTCGGGGTATTTCTTCAGCCTGGCCGCCGGCTTCCCGGTCGTGTATTTCGGCGAGATCCCGCTGCCGGTGCTGATCGGCCCCGATCCCGAACTGCGTGCCGTGCTGCGCGGCGTGCACTACTGGCTCAATATGCTGCTGGCCGGCCTGGTGGCGCTGCACGTGCTGGCCGCATTCAAGCACCTGCTGGTCGACCGCGACGGCGTGATGCAGCGCATGCTCCCCATTCCTACCCCCAAGGAGAAACAATGA
- a CDS encoding TonB-dependent receptor plug domain-containing protein, with amino-acid sequence MAWPVIAVAGGQDDLADLSIEELANIQVTSVSKRPERLQDAPAAVFVITADDIRRSGADSLPEALRLAPNLHVARINGYGYSISARGLNSGASVLSNKLLVLVDGRSVYTPLFSGVFWDAQDVLLQDIERIEVVSGPGGVLWGLNAVNGVINITTRSARATQGGMLAAHGANDGAAGAAFRQGGTSEGGVAWRAYGKYARRDDSDRVGGGRIDDRYRRAMLGARAEWERGGDAFTVIGNVHQGRLDQPQPGEIAVPGGPADLGRVRSDGANLTARWQRALDDGGNVAVQAYLDHTVREAPPLFTERLTTTDLQFQHTLPSADAHDIVWGANYRHSRDRVGNSRYVAFLPAHTTQRWGSLFVQDEITLRDDWRLTLGARAEYNHYTGTEFLPSARLSWRLSPQHALWASASRTVRAPSRLDVDAWVPGQPPYILRGGPEVQSEVARVIELGYRGQPAATLSYSVTLFHHDYDHLRTQELDPTRSYLVFASLMEGSGSGIEAWGSWQAMPRWRLSAGWTALHQRLRLKPGSNDVAGLRVARRDPSHTAQLRSNFNLDDAREIDVTLRRVGEMPASRVASYTALDARFGWRVRPGLALSVYGENLNGGHAEFGSSTYWAEFERRVGVKVRWDY; translated from the coding sequence GTGGCGTGGCCTGTCATTGCCGTCGCCGGTGGGCAGGACGACCTGGCCGACCTGTCGATCGAGGAGCTGGCCAATATCCAGGTGACCTCGGTGTCCAAGCGTCCCGAACGCCTGCAGGATGCGCCGGCGGCCGTGTTCGTCATCACGGCCGACGACATCCGCCGCTCCGGCGCCGACTCGCTGCCCGAGGCGCTGCGCCTGGCGCCGAATCTCCACGTGGCGCGTATCAATGGCTACGGTTATTCGATCAGCGCGCGCGGCCTGAACAGCGGCGCCAGCGTGCTTTCCAACAAGCTGCTGGTGCTGGTCGACGGCCGCTCGGTGTACACCCCGCTGTTCTCGGGCGTGTTCTGGGATGCGCAGGACGTGCTGCTGCAGGATATCGAGCGCATCGAGGTGGTCAGCGGTCCGGGCGGCGTGTTGTGGGGCCTGAACGCGGTGAACGGCGTCATCAACATCACGACGCGCTCGGCGCGCGCAACCCAGGGCGGCATGCTGGCTGCGCATGGCGCCAACGATGGCGCGGCCGGCGCGGCTTTCCGCCAGGGTGGCACGAGCGAGGGCGGCGTGGCCTGGCGCGCCTACGGCAAATATGCGCGCCGCGACGACAGCGACCGGGTCGGCGGCGGGCGCATCGACGACCGCTATCGCCGCGCGATGCTCGGTGCGCGCGCCGAATGGGAACGGGGTGGCGACGCGTTCACGGTGATCGGCAATGTCCACCAGGGCCGGCTCGACCAGCCGCAACCGGGCGAAATCGCCGTCCCGGGCGGTCCGGCCGATCTCGGTCGCGTTCGATCCGATGGCGCCAACCTGACGGCGCGCTGGCAGCGCGCGCTGGACGATGGCGGCAATGTCGCGGTGCAGGCCTACCTCGACCACACGGTGCGCGAGGCGCCGCCACTGTTCACCGAGCGACTGACGACGACCGACCTGCAGTTCCAGCACACCCTGCCCAGCGCGGATGCGCATGACATCGTGTGGGGCGCCAACTACCGCCATTCGCGCGACCGGGTCGGCAACAGCCGGTATGTGGCCTTCCTGCCGGCCCACACCACGCAGCGCTGGGGCAGCCTGTTCGTGCAGGACGAGATCACGCTGCGCGACGACTGGCGCCTGACGCTCGGCGCGCGCGCCGAGTACAACCACTACACGGGCACGGAATTCCTGCCGAGCGCGCGCCTGTCGTGGCGCCTGTCGCCCCAGCACGCATTGTGGGCCTCGGCCTCGCGCACGGTGCGCGCGCCGTCGCGGCTGGACGTCGATGCCTGGGTGCCGGGCCAGCCGCCGTACATCCTGCGTGGCGGCCCCGAGGTGCAGAGCGAAGTGGCGCGCGTGATCGAGCTGGGCTATCGCGGCCAGCCGGCGGCGACGCTGTCGTATTCGGTTACCCTGTTCCACCACGACTACGACCACCTGCGCACGCAGGAACTGGATCCCACCCGCAGCTACCTGGTGTTCGCCAGCCTGATGGAGGGCAGCGGCAGCGGCATCGAAGCCTGGGGCAGCTGGCAAGCCATGCCGCGCTGGCGCCTGTCGGCCGGCTGGACGGCGCTGCACCAGCGCCTGCGCCTCAAGCCGGGCAGCAACGATGTGGCGGGCTTGCGGGTGGCGCGGCGCGATCCTTCGCATACGGCGCAATTGCGGTCGAACTTCAATCTCGACGATGCGCGCGAGATCGACGTCACGCTGCGCCGGGTCGGCGAGATGCCGGCGTCACGCGTGGCGTCGTACACGGCGCTCGACGCGCGCTTCGGCTGGCGTGTGCGGCCGGGGCTGGCCTTGTCGGTGTATGGAGAGAACCTGAACGGCGGACATGCGGAATTTGGCTCCAGCACGTATTGGGCGGAATTCGAGCGCCGGGTGGGCGTCAAGGTGCGGTGGGATTATTAA
- the purB gene encoding adenylosuccinate lyase, producing the protein MTSTALSPTLSALSPLDGRYVSKTDKLRPILSETGFMHHRVKVEIAWLQALSQAGFAEIKPFSAEANAHLDRMAAEFGEKDAARIKEIEAVTNHDVKAVEYWLKEQVKDVPELVAASEFIHFACTSEDINNTSHGMMLKSARDGVLLPALQAIIAKLTEIAHANAALPMLSRTHGQTASPTTLGKEFANVVARLQRAAKRIADVEILGKMNGAVGNYNAHLSAYPSFDWPAFSKEVIEQRLGLTFNPYTIQIEPHDYMAEMFDAIARTNTILLDLNRDIWTYVSLGYFKQKLKAGEIGSSTMPHKVNPIDFENSEGNLGLANSVLRHMADKLPVSRMQRDLTDSTVLRNIGVGFGYALLAYDSCLRGLNKLEVNAARLEQDLDANWEVLAEPVQTVMRRYGIENPYEQLKELTRGKGITREALREFIGTLAVPQEAKDLMLAMTPANYTGLAAKLAAEI; encoded by the coding sequence ATGACCTCTACCGCCCTGTCCCCTACCTTGTCGGCCCTGTCCCCGCTCGACGGCCGCTACGTCTCGAAAACCGACAAGCTGCGCCCGATCCTGTCGGAAACGGGTTTCATGCACCACCGCGTGAAGGTCGAGATCGCGTGGCTGCAGGCGCTGTCGCAGGCCGGCTTCGCCGAAATCAAGCCGTTCTCGGCCGAAGCAAACGCTCACCTCGACCGCATGGCGGCCGAGTTCGGCGAGAAGGATGCCGCGCGCATCAAGGAAATCGAGGCGGTCACCAACCACGACGTCAAGGCGGTCGAATACTGGCTCAAGGAACAAGTGAAGGACGTGCCCGAACTGGTCGCGGCCAGCGAATTCATCCACTTCGCCTGCACCTCGGAAGACATCAACAACACCTCGCACGGCATGATGCTGAAAAGCGCGCGCGACGGCGTGCTGCTGCCGGCCCTGCAGGCGATCATCGCCAAGCTGACCGAGATCGCCCACGCCAATGCGGCGCTGCCGATGCTGTCGCGCACCCACGGGCAGACCGCCAGCCCGACCACGCTCGGCAAGGAATTCGCGAACGTGGTCGCGCGCCTGCAGCGCGCCGCCAAGCGCATCGCCGACGTCGAAATCCTGGGCAAGATGAATGGCGCGGTCGGCAACTACAATGCCCACCTGTCGGCGTATCCATCGTTCGACTGGCCGGCCTTCTCGAAAGAAGTCATCGAGCAGCGCCTGGGCCTGACCTTCAATCCGTACACGATCCAGATCGAGCCGCACGACTACATGGCCGAGATGTTCGACGCCATCGCGCGCACCAACACCATCCTGCTCGACCTGAACCGCGACATCTGGACCTATGTCTCGCTGGGCTACTTCAAGCAGAAGCTCAAGGCCGGCGAGATCGGTTCGTCGACCATGCCGCACAAGGTCAACCCGATCGACTTCGAGAACTCCGAGGGCAACCTGGGCCTGGCCAATTCGGTGCTGCGCCACATGGCCGACAAGCTGCCGGTGTCGCGCATGCAGCGCGACCTGACCGATTCGACGGTGCTGCGCAATATCGGCGTCGGCTTCGGCTACGCGCTGCTGGCCTATGACAGCTGCCTGCGCGGCCTGAACAAGCTCGAAGTGAACGCCGCCCGCCTCGAGCAGGACCTGGACGCCAACTGGGAAGTGCTGGCCGAGCCGGTGCAGACCGTGATGCGTCGCTACGGCATCGAAAATCCGTACGAGCAGCTGAAGGAACTCACCCGCGGCAAGGGCATCACCCGCGAAGCGCTGCGCGAGTTCATCGGGACGCTGGCCGTGCCGCAGGAAGCCAAGGACCTGATGCTGGCGATGACGCCGGCGAATTACACGGGGTTGGCGGCGAAGCTGGCGGCAGAGATCTAA
- a CDS encoding glutathione S-transferase C-terminal domain-containing protein: MKLIGSVTSPYVRKVRVVMAEKKLDYSFIQENVWAADTTIQQTNPLGKVPCLVMEDGSALVDSRVIAEYLDTLTPVCKLLPPNGRDRAEVKVWEALADGVLDAAVLVRLETTLRPEAQQSPEWIARQWGKVHAGLRVMSERLGEASFCAGNHYSLADVAVGCALGWIAFRFPDIDWRGDYPNLARLFDKLSERQSFKDTVPFLA; the protein is encoded by the coding sequence ATGAAACTCATCGGTTCGGTCACCAGCCCCTACGTCCGCAAGGTCCGTGTCGTGATGGCGGAGAAAAAGCTCGACTATTCGTTTATCCAGGAGAATGTCTGGGCCGCCGACACCACCATCCAGCAGACCAATCCCTTGGGCAAGGTTCCATGCCTGGTGATGGAAGATGGCAGCGCACTGGTCGATTCGCGCGTGATCGCCGAATACCTCGACACCCTCACGCCGGTCTGCAAGCTGCTGCCGCCGAACGGGCGCGACCGCGCTGAAGTCAAGGTCTGGGAAGCGCTGGCCGACGGCGTGCTCGACGCCGCCGTGCTGGTGCGCCTGGAAACCACCCTGCGCCCCGAGGCCCAGCAAAGCCCCGAATGGATCGCCCGCCAGTGGGGCAAGGTGCACGCCGGCCTGCGCGTGATGTCCGAGCGCCTGGGCGAGGCAAGCTTCTGCGCCGGCAACCACTATTCGCTGGCCGACGTCGCCGTCGGCTGCGCGCTGGGCTGGATCGCCTTCCGCTTCCCCGACATCGATTGGCGCGGCGACTACCCGAACCTGGCGCGCCTGTTCGACAAACTGTCCGAACGCCAGTCGTTCAAGGACACCGTCCCCTTCCTCGCATGA